In Pomacea canaliculata isolate SZHN2017 linkage group LG12, ASM307304v1, whole genome shotgun sequence, a single genomic region encodes these proteins:
- the LOC112577046 gene encoding aquaporin-5-like, with protein sequence MSQATVDETGNAPATEAPCVTAASRADEERALVDNATTTRPTTVRCLQTVRMATSLEDITSLRLWKGIIAEFVGTLLLVLVGCGSCINLGSEPPSTVQISLCFGLSVATIVWNIGHISGGHINPAVTLALLAARKISLAKAVFFVIFQLVGAVVGAGILMGLTPSAYHGDFGNTLVSKKIDPGKALGVEIFITFVLVFTVFASVDSKRKDINGSTPLSIGLSVTMCHLFAIQYTGSSMNTARSFGPALVTGTWDNHWVYWVGPISGGVLAGLLYEYLFAVNASLNKVRACMLTSDYDDEKFQARKIKVRIIEEDPEAPLETVPLKEHSEKYSPDTSKGIEQY encoded by the exons ATGTCACAAGCCACGGTTGACGAGACCGGGAACGCACCCGCGACAGAGGCTCCGTGCGTCACAGCTGCATCGCGCGCCGACGAGGAAAGAGCGCTAGTCGATAACGCCACCACTACTCGCCCCACGACCGTACGTTGTCTGCAGACAGTCCGCATGGCGACCAGCTTAGAGGACATCACCAGCCTTCGACTATGGAAAGGTATCATCGCCGAGTTCGTCGGCACCTtgttgctggtgctggtggGCTGCGGTTCCTGCATCAACCTGGGATCCGAACCGCCCAGCACCGTGCAAATCTCCTTGTGCTTTGGTCTCAGCGTCGCCACCATCGTCTGGAACATCGGCCACATCTCCGGCGGCCACATCAACCCCGCCGTCACCCTGGCCCTGCTGGCGGCTCGTAAAATTTCTCTCGCCAAAGCCGTTTTCTTCGTCATCTTCCAGCTGGTGGGTGCCGTGGTCGGGGCTGGAATCCTCATGGGTCTCACCCCGTCGGCCTATCATGGCGACTTCGGCAACACCCTAGTCAGCAAAAAGATCGACCCCGGCAAAGCCCTCGGTGTTGAAATTTTCATCACTTTTGTCCTCGTCTTCACCGTCTTCGCGTCTGTCGACAGCAAGCGAAAGGACATCAACGGTTCCACTCCACTGAGCATCGGCCTGTCGGTGACCATGTGCCACCTGTTTGCG ATCCAGTACACTGGTTCCAGCATGAACACAGCACGAAGCTTCGGTCCTGCCCTGGTCACCGGTACTTGGGACAACCACTGG GTATACTGGGTGGGACCTATCTCTGGAGGCGTGCTGGCTGGCCTGCTGTATGAATACCTGTTTGCAGTCAACGCATCCCTCAACAaagtgcgtgcatgcatgctgACCAGCGACTACGATGACGAGAAGTTCCAGGCGAGGAAGATCAAAGTGCGCATCATTGAAGAGGACCCCGAGGCTCCCCTAGAGACAGTCCCCCTCAAAGAACACTCGGAGAAGTATTCACCAGACACCAGCAAAGGCATAGAGCAGTACTGA